One window from the genome of Nicotiana sylvestris chromosome 9, ASM39365v2, whole genome shotgun sequence encodes:
- the LOC104245742 gene encoding homocysteine S-methyltransferase 1 produces MGIVKASALLDDLIEKAGGCAVVDGGLATQLEKHGASINDPLWSALCLIKDPDLVKRVHLEYLEAGADILVTSSYQATIPGFLSRGLSIEEAESLLEKSVKLAVEARDKFWNVVKRNPTQSYNRALVAASIGSYGAYLADGSEYSGDYGPHVCLDKLKDFHRHRLQVLVDAGPDILAFETIPNKLEAQACVELLEEENVQIPSWICFSSVDGKNAPSGESFKDCLDVINRSDKVSAFGINCAPPHFIQTLIQELKELTAKAIIVYPNSGEIWDGISKRWLPSKCFDEEKFEQFAPIWRDAGAKLIGGCCRTTPSTIQAISKALKERSGFDRAF; encoded by the exons ATGGGTATTGTCAAAGCTAGTGCGTTGTTAGATGATCTGATTGAGAAAGCAGGGGGTTGTGCCGTCGTTGATGGCGGTTTGGCCACGCAACTCGAGAAGCATGGCGCTTCCATTAATGATCCTCTCTGGAGCGCTCTTTGCTTGATCAAAGATCCCGATCTTGTCAAACGG GTACATTTGGAATATCTGGAAGCTGGCGCAGATATACTAGTGACCTCATCCTACCAG GCCACAATTCCAGGATTTTTATCAAGGGGATTATCCATTGAAGAAGCAGAATCCTTGTTAGAGAAAAGTGTGAAGTTAGCAGTTGAAGCCCGGGATAAGTTCTGGAATGTAGTGAAAAGAAATCCCACACAGAGCTATAACAGGGCTCTGGTTGCAGCCTCAATTGGAAGCTATGGAGCTTATCTTGCTGATGGTTCAGAGTACAG CGGAGATTATGGACCACATGTATGTCTGGATAAGCTCAAGGATTTCCATCGACATAGACTACAAGTTCTTGTGGATGCAGGACCAGATATACTGGCATTTGAGACCATTCCCAACAAATTAGAAGCTCAG GCATGTGTGGAgctgcttgaagaagaaaatgtaCAGATTCCTTCTTGGATATGTTTCAGCTCAGTGGATGGTAAGAACGCGCCATCGGGAGAAAGCTTCAAGGATTGCCTTGATGTAATTAATAGGAGTGACAAAGTTAGTGCATTTGGAATTAACTGCGCACCTCCCCATTTTATTCAAACTCTCATCCAGGAACTTAAGGAG TTGACAGCAAAGGCAATAATTGTTTATCCCAATAGTGGTGAGATATGGGATGGCATTTCAAAAAGATGGCTG CCAtcgaaatgctttgatgaagAGAAGTTCGAGCAGTTTGCACCAATATGGCGCGACGCAGGTGCTAAACTCATCGGTGGTTGTTGCCGGACAACACCGTCCACTATTCAAGCTATTTCAAAAGCCCTAAAGGAAAGATCTGGATTCGACAGAGCTTTCTAA